The DNA sequence AGGCATTCGTCCAAGGAAAATCCAAATTCATCGGTTCAGCCATGCTTATTGGAGGGATCTTGGATAAGATGCATGCTTTGATACCATACATGTGATTTGGGAATTTCCTCTTTTTCGTATCGGACTATCTCGGCTTTCGCCGGAATTATTTGAATGATTCGTATGAAAATCAACTACTTGTTCAGGTTGCTATGCCTGATGCTACTACCTGTGTGTTCGCAAGCCCAAGATGCACCTTGGCAGTCTCTCTTCAACGGAGAAAACCTCAAAGGCTGGAAGCAGCTCAATGGCGAGGCTCCCTACCGTGTGGAGGATGGAATGATCATTGGCACGACTGTCAAAAACACTCCTAATTCATTCCTGTGCACCAAGGATACCTATTCGGACTTCATCCTCGAATATGACGTCTGGGTAGATCCTGCCATCAATTCTGGTGTTCAGATTCGCTCCAACAGCATCAAGTCCTATCGCAAGGGTCGTGTACACGGCTATCAGGTAGAACTCGATCCCAGCTCACGTGCATGGAGTGGAGGGATTTTCGATGAGGCCCGTCGAGGCTGGTTGTATCCCTTGAGCCGAAACCAGAAAGGCTCTGCCGCATTCCGCCCTGGAGCTTGGAATCATGTCAGGGTCGAAGCAATCGGAAATTCGATCAATACTTGGATGAATGGTATCCAATGCGCTCGTTTGGTGGATGACATGACTTCCGAGGGATTCATTGGCCTACAGGTTCATGCGATTGGTGGAGACGCTAAAAACAACCGCGAAATCAAATGGAAGAATCTTCGGATCATGACCGAGGATCTTGAAGCACACCGGACTACGGCAAGTCCCGATGTCCCCGAAATCAGCTACCTGAAAAACGAGTTGACCGAAACCGAGGTCCGCAATGGCTGGAGGTTGCTTTGGGATGGCGAGACTTCCAATGGCTGGAGAGGCGCAAAACGGGATGATTTCCCTCCCAATGGATGGACGATGGAAGATGGAGTCCTGACCATTCTGGCGACAGATGGAGAAGAATCTACAGGCCCCGGAGATATCGTGACCGAGGATCAGTTTTCGAACTTCGAGTTGGTGTTGGAATTCCAGATCACGGAGGGTGCCAATAGTGGAATCAAGTATTTCGTGGACCCATCCCTGAATAAAGGCTCTGGCTCAGCGATTGGCTGCGAATTTCAGATTCTGGATGACAAGAACCATCCAGATGCCAAAAAGGGAACCAATGGCAATCGGACGGTGGGATCTCTGTACGATTTGATGACGGCGGAGAGCATCGAATACCCAGAGCGCAAAAAGCCTTTCAAGGGGATCGGTTCTTGGAACCATGCCCGCATCGTCTCTAAGGATGGCAAGGTGGAGCATTGGCTCAACAATGAGAAAGTCATCGAGTACGACCGTCATTCGCAGATCTTCAGAGCGTTGGTGGCCTACTCCAAATACA is a window from the Pontibacter sp. G13 genome containing:
- a CDS encoding DUF1080 domain-containing protein, producing MKINYLFRLLCLMLLPVCSQAQDAPWQSLFNGENLKGWKQLNGEAPYRVEDGMIIGTTVKNTPNSFLCTKDTYSDFILEYDVWVDPAINSGVQIRSNSIKSYRKGRVHGYQVELDPSSRAWSGGIFDEARRGWLYPLSRNQKGSAAFRPGAWNHVRVEAIGNSINTWMNGIQCARLVDDMTSEGFIGLQVHAIGGDAKNNREIKWKNLRIMTEDLEAHRTTASPDVPEISYLKNELTETEVRNGWRLLWDGETSNGWRGAKRDDFPPNGWTMEDGVLTILATDGEESTGPGDIVTEDQFSNFELVLEFQITEGANSGIKYFVDPSLNKGSGSAIGCEFQILDDKNHPDAKKGTNGNRTVGSLYDLMTAESIEYPERKKPFKGIGSWNHARIVSKDGKVEHWLNNEKVIEYDRHSQIFRALVAYSKYKNWENFGQWPEGHILLQDHGDTVHFRSIKIREMR